From the Oncorhynchus nerka isolate Pitt River linkage group LG28, Oner_Uvic_2.0, whole genome shotgun sequence genome, one window contains:
- the LOC115113537 gene encoding histamine H3 receptor-like: MGTMQPESLLMGAGSSMAVTSHWKSNEMLNWSVVTQGNATALGDMEMPANPRSHYGQFSPSTSVFLAVLMTLLVFATVLGNALVILAFVVEKSLRTQGNFFFFNLAIADLLVGGFCIPAYIPYVITGEWRLGRGLCKIWLVVDYTLCTASVFNIVLISFDRFLSVTRAVSYRCQKGVTREAVLKMLSVWLAAFLLYGPAIIIWEYIAGSSVVPDKECHAEFYFNWYFLMTASTVEFFTPFVTVMYFNISIYINIRRRNQVRDEQPVEGPGDSEMEALKAGVQHVFFVRPVDGEAPRIPNNAARLGGILSTAKVSAVTGNSNNETSKDRSILDLPPLQVGDVVQHSRRTRFQAAEPSFSKPRSRSEVAASRFRLSKDKKVAKSLAVIVCVFGLCWAPYTLLMIIRAACHAQCVQHYLYEISFWLLWVNSSINPVLYPLCHTSFRKAFRKLLCTTKIKIQPQYMEQMY, from the exons atggggACCATGCAACCCGAATCTTTATTGATGGGTGCTGGATCTTCCATGGCCGTCACTTCGCATTGGAAATCGAATGAGATGCTCAACTGGTCTGTGGTTACCCAGGGAAACGCCACAGCGCTTGGCGATATGGAGATGCCTGCGAACCCGCGTTCTCATTATGGACAATTCTCTCCGTCTACCTCGGTGTTCTTGGCCGTGCTCATGACGCTTCTGGTCTTCGCCACTGTGCTAGGCAACGCACTTGTAATATTAGCCTTTGTGGTGGAGAAAAGTTTGCGAACTCAAGGGAACTTTTTCTTTTTTAATTTGGCCATTGCCGACTTACTCGTTG GAGGCTTTTGCATTCCTGCGTACATCCCCTATGTCATTACCGGCGAGTGGAGACTCGGACGAGGTCTGTGCAAGATATGGCTGGTGGTGGACTATACTTTATGCACGGCATCAGTGTTCAACATCGTCCTGATCAGCTTCGACAGATTTCTATCTGTCACCAGAGCG GTGAGCTACAGGTGTCAGAAAGGTGTGACCCGGGAGGCTGTTCTGAAGATGCTGAGTGTTTGGCTAGCTGCTTTCCTACTCTATGGGCCAGCGATCATTATCTGGGAGTACATCGCTGGTAGTAGCGTGGTGCCCGACAAAGAGTGCCACGCAGAGTTTTACTTCAACTGGTATTTCTTGATGACAGCATCCACTGTTGAGTTTTTCACCCCATTTGTTACTGTCATGTACTTCAACATCAGCATCTACATCAACATCAGGAGGCGGAACCAGGTGAGGGATGAGCAGCCCGTCGAGGGGCCTGGGGACAGTGAGATGGAGGCCCTGAAAGCTGGAGTTCAGCATGTATTCTTCGTCAGACCAGTGGACGGTGAAGCTCCAAGGATCCCAAACAATGCTGCCAGGTTAGGAGGTATTCTATCTACTGCTAAAGTGTCAGCAGTAACTGGGAACAGCAACAATGAGACAAGTAAGGACCGCAGTATTCTGGACCTTCCTCCACTGCAAGTGGGCGATGTGGTCCAGCATTCCAGGAGGACGCGGTTCCAGGCTGCGGAGCCCTCGTTCAGTAAACCGCGCAGCCGGTCTGAAGTAGCTGCCAGTCGTTTCCGTCTCTCAAAGGACAAGAAGGTTGCCAAGTCCCTggcagtgattgtgtgtgtgtttggcctgTGCTGGGCTCCCTACACACTGTTAATGATCATTCGTGCAGCATGTCATGCCCAGTGTGTCCAGCACTACCTGTATGAAATCTCTTTCTGGCTACTGTGGGTCAACTCCTCCATCAACCCTGTCCTTTACCCACTGTGTCACACCAGCTTCAGAAAGGCTTTCAGAAAACTGCTTTGTACCACCAAGATTAAAATTCAGCCACAGTATATGGAACAAATGTATTAA